The following are encoded together in the Erwinia sp. E602 genome:
- the creB gene encoding two-component system response regulator CreB: MSGATVWLVEDEASIADTLIYMLQLEGFTTRWFARGLPLLDALADGPPDLAILDVGLPDISGFELCRQLLARQPDLPVLFLTARSEELDRLLGLEIGADDYVAKPFSPREVCARVRTLLKRLQKQQRIAASSLQSIGRFTLDDEAARITWCRQPLPLTRYEYLLLKTLLHSPNRVFSRQQLMAQVWTDAEESLERTVDTHIKTLRAKLREIDEAAVLITHRGLGYSLAVG; the protein is encoded by the coding sequence ATGTCCGGCGCCACGGTCTGGCTGGTGGAGGATGAAGCCAGTATTGCCGATACCCTGATTTATATGCTGCAGCTGGAGGGCTTTACCACCCGCTGGTTTGCCCGCGGCCTGCCGCTGCTGGATGCGCTGGCTGACGGCCCGCCGGACCTGGCGATCCTCGACGTCGGCCTGCCGGATATCAGCGGCTTTGAGCTGTGCCGCCAGCTGCTGGCCCGTCAGCCCGATCTGCCGGTACTGTTCCTTACCGCCCGTAGCGAGGAGCTCGATCGCCTGCTCGGGCTGGAAATTGGCGCGGATGACTACGTGGCTAAGCCCTTTTCACCGCGTGAAGTCTGCGCACGGGTGCGTACCCTGCTGAAGCGTCTGCAGAAGCAGCAGCGCATTGCGGCATCGTCGCTGCAGTCGATCGGCCGTTTCACCCTCGATGATGAAGCCGCGCGCATTACGTGGTGCCGGCAGCCGCTGCCGCTGACGCGCTACGAGTATCTGCTGCTGAAGACCCTGCTGCACTCCCCCAACCGGGTATTCTCACGCCAGCAGCTGATGGCGCAGGTGTGGACTGATGCCGAAGAGAGCCTTGAGCGCACCGTGGATACCCATATTAAAACTCTGCGCGCCAAGCTGCGGGAGATTGACGAGGCAGCAGTGCTGATAACCCATCGCGGACTCGGCTACAGCCTGGCGGTAGGGTGA
- the lysS gene encoding lysine--tRNA ligase, giving the protein MSEQQPQAADAALELNNELKTRREKLKALRETGLPFPNDFRRDRTSEQLHAEFGDKENEELEALGIEVSVAGRMMTRRIMGKASFVTLQDVGGRIQLYASRDDLAEGVYNEQFKKWDLGDIVGARGKLFKTKTGELSIHCSELRLLTKALRPLPDKFHGLNDQETRYRQRYLDLIANDTSRNTFKVRSQIMAGIRSFMVGRDFMEVETPMMQVIPGGASARPFITHHNALDIDMYLRIAPELYLKRLVVGGFDRVFEINRNFRNEGISPRHNPEFTMMELYMAYADYKDLIELTESLFRTLAQDVLGTTVVPYGEETFDFGKPFEKLTMREAIKKYRPETELSDLDDFDKAVAIARAIGIKVEKSWGLGRVVTEIFEETAEAHLIQPTFITEYPAEVSPLARRNDDNPEITDRFEFFIGGREIGNGFSELNDAEDQAERFLQQVNAKDAGDDEAMFYDEDYVTALEHGLPPTAGLGIGIDRMVMLFTNSHTIRDVILFPALRPSSK; this is encoded by the coding sequence ATGTCTGAACAACAACCGCAGGCCGCTGATGCCGCACTTGAGCTGAACAACGAACTGAAAACGCGTCGCGAAAAGCTTAAGGCGCTACGTGAAACCGGCCTGCCGTTCCCGAACGACTTCCGCCGTGACCGCACCTCTGAGCAGCTGCACGCTGAATTTGGTGATAAAGAGAACGAAGAGCTGGAAGCGCTGGGTATTGAAGTCAGCGTGGCCGGCCGTATGATGACCCGCCGTATCATGGGTAAAGCCTCGTTCGTCACGCTGCAGGACGTCGGCGGCCGCATTCAGCTGTATGCGTCGCGCGATGACCTGGCCGAAGGCGTGTACAACGAGCAGTTCAAGAAGTGGGACCTTGGCGATATCGTCGGTGCCCGCGGCAAGCTGTTTAAAACAAAAACCGGTGAGCTGTCGATTCACTGCAGCGAACTGCGCCTGCTGACCAAAGCGCTGCGCCCGCTGCCGGACAAGTTCCACGGCCTGAACGATCAGGAAACCCGCTACCGCCAGCGTTACCTGGACCTGATTGCCAACGACACCTCGCGCAACACCTTTAAAGTGCGTTCGCAGATCATGGCCGGTATCCGCAGCTTTATGGTTGGCCGCGACTTTATGGAAGTGGAAACCCCGATGATGCAGGTGATCCCTGGCGGCGCGTCTGCGCGTCCGTTTATCACCCATCACAACGCGCTGGACATCGACATGTACCTGCGTATCGCCCCGGAGCTGTACCTGAAGCGTCTGGTGGTCGGCGGCTTCGATCGCGTATTCGAAATCAACCGTAACTTCCGTAACGAAGGTATTTCGCCGCGTCATAACCCTGAGTTCACCATGATGGAACTCTATATGGCGTATGCGGATTATAAAGATCTGATCGAGCTGACCGAAAGCCTGTTCCGCACCCTGGCGCAGGACGTGCTGGGCACCACCGTGGTGCCTTACGGCGAGGAGACCTTCGATTTCGGTAAGCCGTTTGAGAAGCTGACCATGCGTGAAGCGATCAAAAAGTACCGCCCGGAAACCGAGCTGAGCGATCTGGACGATTTCGATAAAGCGGTGGCGATTGCCCGGGCGATCGGCATCAAGGTTGAGAAGAGCTGGGGCCTCGGCCGCGTGGTCACCGAGATCTTCGAAGAGACCGCCGAAGCGCACCTGATCCAGCCGACCTTTATCACCGAGTACCCGGCGGAAGTGTCGCCGCTGGCGCGTCGCAACGATGACAACCCGGAAATCACCGACCGCTTCGAGTTCTTTATCGGCGGCCGTGAAATCGGCAATGGCTTCTCGGAGCTGAACGACGCGGAAGACCAGGCCGAGCGTTTCCTGCAGCAGGTTAACGCCAAAGACGCCGGTGATGACGAAGCGATGTTCTACGACGAAGACTACGTTACCGCGCTGGAGCACGGCCTGCCGCCAACGGCTGGCCTCGGCATCGGTATCGACCGTATGGTGATGCTGTTTACCAACAGCCACACCATCCGCGACGTGATCCTGTTCCCGGCTCTGCGCCCGAGCAGCAAGTAA
- the creD gene encoding cell envelope integrity protein CreD, translated as MIKSALFWKVLTLAGCLLLLLVPLSQLNSLIAERSAWRDTVADKLSQSTSGPQRLLGPLIVVPYSITRLVSDGEKNQPQRLDYLRYYLPEELKIVGDQQVEPRTIGIYQGQVWRSGLTVNARFDRSRLSDLQKPEIVIGEPRVVLVVGDSRGISAVSALETGGQPIDFQPGSELDGNGEGLHAVLPPALLQQPTLQLSFTLKLQGTQQLQVVPLGKNSRFDLKSNWPHPGFTGGFLPERREVSAQGFSASWQSSWFANNLNSRFHDDARIQAQLLPAFSATVVNPVDQYQLTQRAVKYAILLIGLTFMTFFLFETLSALRVHPMQYLLVGLSLVMFFLVLLALSEHIGFNLAWLAASLTCAAVNGFYLQAILGGRRALLFTGGLLLLDAVLWQLLQSEDSALLLGTGVLMVALATVMGLTRKIDWYALRQPVAEPPAAEDQEEGRFRLWK; from the coding sequence ATGATAAAGTCCGCTCTGTTCTGGAAAGTTCTTACCCTGGCAGGTTGCCTGCTGCTGCTGCTGGTGCCGCTTAGCCAGCTCAATTCACTGATTGCTGAACGCAGCGCCTGGCGCGATACGGTAGCCGACAAACTCAGCCAGAGCACCAGCGGGCCGCAGCGCCTGCTGGGTCCGCTGATCGTGGTGCCGTACAGCATCACCCGTCTGGTCAGTGACGGTGAAAAAAACCAGCCGCAACGGCTCGACTATCTGCGCTATTACCTGCCGGAAGAGCTGAAAATCGTCGGCGATCAGCAGGTTGAGCCGCGCACCATCGGTATCTACCAGGGGCAGGTGTGGCGCAGCGGGCTGACCGTTAACGCCCGCTTTGACCGCAGCCGGCTTAGCGATCTGCAGAAACCGGAGATCGTCATCGGCGAGCCGCGGGTGGTACTGGTGGTGGGGGATTCACGCGGTATCAGCGCGGTCAGCGCGCTGGAGACCGGCGGCCAGCCGATCGATTTTCAGCCCGGCAGTGAGCTGGACGGTAACGGTGAAGGCCTGCACGCCGTGCTACCGCCAGCGCTGTTGCAACAGCCGACGCTGCAACTCAGTTTCACCCTTAAGCTGCAGGGCACACAGCAGCTGCAGGTGGTGCCGCTGGGTAAAAACAGCCGCTTTGACCTGAAAAGCAACTGGCCACACCCGGGCTTTACCGGCGGCTTCCTGCCGGAACGGCGGGAGGTGAGCGCCCAGGGCTTCAGCGCCAGCTGGCAAAGCAGCTGGTTTGCCAATAACCTCAACTCACGTTTTCACGATGACGCCAGAATACAGGCGCAACTGCTACCGGCCTTTAGCGCCACGGTGGTCAACCCGGTCGATCAGTATCAGCTGACGCAGCGGGCGGTAAAATACGCCATCCTGCTGATCGGCCTGACCTTTATGACCTTCTTCCTGTTTGAAACCCTGAGCGCGCTGCGCGTGCACCCGATGCAGTACCTGCTGGTCGGGCTGTCGCTGGTGATGTTCTTCCTGGTGCTGCTGGCATTGTCCGAACATATCGGCTTTAACCTCGCCTGGCTGGCCGCCAGCCTGACCTGTGCGGCCGTGAACGGCTTCTATCTGCAGGCGATTTTAGGTGGACGGCGCGCGCTACTGTTTACCGGCGGTCTGCTGCTGCTGGACGCGGTGCTGTGGCAACTGCTGCAGTCCGAAGACAGCGCGCTGCTGCTGGGCACCGGGGTGCTGATGGTGGCGCTGGCGACGGTGATGGGGCTGACGCGGAAAATTGACTGGTACGCTCTGCGCCAGCCCGTCGCTGAGCCGCCGGCTGCGGAGGACCAGGAGGAGGGCCGTTTTCGGCTGTGGAAATAA
- the creC gene encoding two-component system sensor histidine kinase CreC: protein MKIGMRLLLGYFLIVAVAAWFVLNIFLQEIKPGVRRATEGTLVDTATLLAQFARADLRSGHPAHGQLAQAFAALGDYPVAANISGIVKRRNEYRVYLTDHRGIVLFDSAGVALGQDYSRWNDVLLTLRGKYGARSTRSVAEDENSTVMYVAAPVREGDRIVGVLSVGKANSTMLPVIRRSERRVLWAGAALLGIALLTGLAFVLWINRSLGRLSRYADAVSAGNTPPLPALNSSELRKLAQALESMRLKLEGKRYIEHYVYALTHELKSPLAAIRGAAEIIHECPPAGVIRRFSGNILQQNRRMQRLIDHLLRQAQLENVPEIVCQPVALLPLVESLCASRIVQAQGKHLQIDRDSLQGLNVAADRLLLEQALANLLDNALDFTAAGGSVTFTGGQDADEIWLQVSDNGSGIPDYAIGHIFERFYSLPRDDGEKSSGLGLAFVREVARLHQGSIALTNRPQGGVSALLTLKNSR, encoded by the coding sequence ATGAAAATCGGCATGCGCCTGCTGCTGGGCTACTTCCTGATCGTGGCGGTGGCGGCCTGGTTTGTGCTGAATATCTTTCTGCAGGAGATTAAGCCTGGCGTGCGGCGTGCTACCGAAGGCACGCTGGTGGATACCGCTACGCTGCTGGCGCAGTTCGCCCGTGCCGATCTGCGCAGCGGCCATCCGGCGCACGGGCAGCTGGCACAGGCGTTTGCCGCGCTTGGCGACTACCCGGTAGCGGCGAATATCAGCGGCATCGTCAAGCGGCGTAACGAGTATCGGGTGTATCTGACCGACCATCGCGGCATCGTACTGTTTGACTCGGCGGGCGTGGCGCTGGGGCAGGACTACTCGCGCTGGAATGACGTCCTGCTGACCCTGCGCGGCAAGTACGGCGCGCGCAGCACCCGCAGCGTGGCGGAAGATGAGAACAGCACGGTGATGTACGTGGCGGCTCCGGTGCGTGAGGGCGACCGCATCGTCGGCGTGCTCAGCGTCGGCAAGGCCAACAGCACCATGCTGCCGGTGATCCGCCGCAGCGAGCGCCGCGTGCTGTGGGCCGGGGCGGCGCTGCTGGGGATTGCGCTGCTGACCGGGCTGGCGTTTGTGCTGTGGATTAACCGCTCGCTGGGGCGGCTCTCGCGTTATGCTGACGCGGTCAGCGCCGGTAACACGCCGCCGCTGCCGGCGCTGAACAGCAGCGAGTTGCGCAAGCTGGCGCAGGCGCTGGAGAGCATGCGGCTGAAGCTGGAAGGCAAGCGCTACATCGAGCATTACGTCTACGCGTTGACCCACGAATTAAAGAGCCCGCTGGCGGCGATCCGCGGCGCGGCGGAGATTATCCATGAGTGCCCGCCCGCCGGGGTGATCCGCCGCTTCTCCGGCAATATCCTGCAGCAGAACCGGCGTATGCAGCGGCTGATTGACCATCTGCTGCGCCAGGCGCAACTGGAGAATGTGCCGGAGATCGTGTGCCAGCCGGTGGCGCTGCTGCCGCTGGTTGAATCACTCTGCGCCAGCCGCATCGTACAGGCGCAGGGCAAACATCTGCAGATCGATCGCGACTCGCTGCAGGGGCTGAACGTGGCCGCCGACCGGCTGCTGCTGGAGCAGGCGCTGGCAAACCTGCTGGATAACGCGCTGGATTTCACCGCCGCCGGCGGCAGCGTGACCTTCACCGGCGGGCAGGATGCCGATGAGATCTGGCTGCAGGTGAGCGACAACGGCAGCGGCATCCCCGATTACGCCATCGGCCATATCTTTGAACGTTTCTACTCGCTGCCGCGCGACGACGGCGAGAAGAGCAGCGGGCTCGGTCTGGCCTTTGTGCGCGAGGTCGCACGCCTGCATCAGGGCAGCATCGCCCTTACCAACCGGCCGCAGGGCGGCGTCAGCGCGCTGCTGACCTTAAAAAATAGCCGCTGA
- the fldB gene encoding flavodoxin FldB, which produces MNIGLFYGSSTCYTEMAAEKIRDFIGEDLVTLHNLKDDSPALMEQYDLLILGIPTWDFGELQEDWEAVWSDLPGLNLQGKVIALYGMGDQGEYSEWFLDALGMLHDVLAPCGAQFVGRWPLEGYEFTSKKPLTADGQQFVGLALDDVNQFDLTDERIAQWCEQILTEMAELL; this is translated from the coding sequence ATGAACATTGGTCTGTTTTACGGCTCCAGCACCTGCTACACCGAGATGGCCGCTGAGAAAATTCGCGATTTTATCGGCGAAGATCTGGTCACCCTGCACAATCTGAAAGACGATTCGCCGGCGCTGATGGAGCAGTACGACCTGCTGATCCTCGGTATCCCGACCTGGGACTTCGGCGAACTGCAGGAGGACTGGGAAGCAGTATGGAGCGACCTGCCCGGCCTTAATCTTCAGGGTAAGGTGATTGCCCTGTACGGCATGGGCGATCAGGGCGAGTACAGCGAGTGGTTCCTCGATGCGCTGGGCATGCTGCATGACGTACTGGCTCCGTGCGGCGCACAGTTTGTCGGCCGCTGGCCGCTCGAAGGCTACGAATTTACCAGTAAAAAACCGCTGACCGCGGACGGTCAGCAGTTCGTGGGCCTGGCGCTGGACGATGTGAATCAGTTCGACCTCACCGATGAACGCATCGCCCAGTGGTGCGAGCAGATCCTGACCGAAATGGCCGAACTGCTGTAG
- the xerD gene encoding site-specific tyrosine recombinase XerD — protein sequence MEDNDLVEQFLDALWIERNLAENTVASYRLDLRSLTGWLAHQQLSLLSVDAVSLQGFLAERLEGGYKATSSARLLSAMRRLFQYLYRESLRGDDPSALLSSPKLPQRLPKDLSEAQVERLLQAPCLEQPIELRDKAMLELLYATGLRVSELVGLTLSDISLRQGVVRVIGKGNKERLVPMGEEAVHWIEQFITYGRPMLLNGQPLDVLFPSNRAQQMTRQTFWHRIKHYATLAGIDGEKLSPHVLRHAFATHLLNHGADLRVVQMLLGHSDLSTTQIYTHVATERLRQLHQQHHPRA from the coding sequence GTGGAGGATAACGATCTTGTCGAGCAGTTCCTCGATGCCTTGTGGATCGAACGCAATCTGGCGGAGAACACCGTAGCTTCCTACCGACTCGACCTGCGCTCGCTAACCGGCTGGCTGGCGCATCAGCAGCTGTCGCTGCTCAGTGTGGATGCGGTCAGTCTGCAGGGCTTTCTCGCTGAACGGCTGGAGGGCGGCTACAAGGCTACCAGCTCAGCCCGTTTGCTGAGCGCGATGCGGCGGCTGTTTCAGTACCTGTACCGCGAGTCGCTGCGCGGCGACGATCCCAGCGCACTGCTGTCGTCGCCAAAGCTGCCTCAGCGCCTGCCGAAAGATCTGTCGGAAGCGCAGGTCGAGCGGCTGCTGCAGGCCCCGTGTCTGGAGCAGCCGATTGAACTGCGGGATAAGGCGATGCTGGAGCTGCTGTACGCCACCGGGCTGCGCGTCAGCGAACTGGTTGGGCTGACCCTCAGCGATATCAGCCTGCGTCAGGGTGTGGTACGGGTGATCGGTAAGGGCAATAAAGAGCGCCTGGTACCGATGGGCGAAGAGGCGGTGCACTGGATCGAGCAGTTTATTACCTATGGCCGCCCTATGTTGCTGAACGGCCAGCCGCTGGACGTGCTGTTTCCCAGCAACCGCGCGCAGCAGATGACCCGGCAAACTTTCTGGCATCGCATTAAACATTACGCCACACTGGCGGGTATCGACGGTGAAAAACTGTCGCCGCACGTGCTGCGCCACGCCTTCGCCACGCATCTGTTAAACCACGGGGCGGATTTACGCGTGGTACAGATGCTGCTGGGGCACAGTGATTTATCGACTACACAGATTTATACGCACGTGGCGACAGAACGCCTGCGGCAGCTGCATCAGCAGCATCACCCGCGTGCATAA
- the recJ gene encoding single-stranded-DNA-specific exonuclease RecJ — MHKPETTLRRRQATEQSALPDELHPLLRRLYANRDVREAGELERGAKNLHPFHSLSGIDRAAAILQQALADQRCIMIVGDFDADGATSTALTVLALRGMGGSNVKYLVPNRFDDGYGLSPEVVEQAAARGAQLILTVDNGISSHAGVALAHEKGIQVVVTDHHLPGETLPDADAIVNPNLSDCQFPSRALAGVGVAFYLMLALRARLRDSGVTTLPNLAEWLDLVALGTVADVVPLDANNRILVWQGLSRIRAGKCRPGIRALLEIANRDARSLAASDLGFALGPRLNAAGRLDDMSVGVALLLSEDLAQARMLANELDALNQTRKEIEQGMQSEALTLCNGLEASSEALPLGIAMYHPDWHQGVVGILASRLKERFHRPVIAFAPAGDGTLKGSGRSIQGFHMRDALERLDTLNPGLIVKFGGHAMAAGLSLEEANFTAFRDRFAELVGDWLDEAALQGVVWSDGELMAQELTLPTAELLREAGPWGQAFPEPTFDGKFKLLQQRLVGERHLKMMLEPLGGGPLLDGIAFNIDTALWPDPSVKQVELAYKLDVNEFRGNRNLQLIVDHLWAL; from the coding sequence TTGCATAAACCTGAAACTACCCTTCGTCGCCGCCAGGCGACGGAACAGAGTGCTCTGCCTGACGAACTGCATCCGCTGTTGCGGCGGCTGTACGCCAACCGCGACGTGCGCGAGGCCGGCGAACTGGAGCGCGGCGCCAAAAATCTGCACCCGTTTCACAGCCTGAGCGGCATCGACCGCGCCGCCGCGATCCTGCAGCAGGCGCTGGCTGACCAGCGCTGCATTATGATCGTCGGCGACTTTGACGCGGACGGAGCCACCAGCACCGCGCTGACGGTGCTGGCGCTGCGCGGGATGGGCGGCAGCAACGTAAAATACCTGGTGCCAAACCGTTTCGACGACGGTTACGGCCTCAGCCCGGAGGTGGTGGAGCAGGCGGCGGCGCGCGGCGCGCAGCTGATCCTCACCGTGGATAACGGCATCTCTTCCCACGCCGGCGTGGCGCTGGCGCATGAAAAAGGCATTCAGGTGGTGGTGACCGATCACCACCTGCCGGGGGAAACCCTGCCCGATGCCGACGCCATCGTGAACCCCAACCTCAGCGACTGTCAGTTCCCGTCACGGGCGCTGGCCGGCGTTGGCGTGGCCTTTTATCTGATGCTGGCGCTGCGCGCGCGCCTGCGCGACAGCGGCGTCACCACGCTGCCGAACCTGGCCGAATGGCTGGATCTGGTGGCGCTGGGCACGGTGGCGGACGTGGTGCCGCTGGACGCCAACAACCGCATTCTGGTCTGGCAGGGGCTGAGCCGCATCCGCGCCGGCAAGTGCCGACCGGGTATTCGTGCGCTGCTGGAGATCGCCAACCGCGATGCCCGCAGCCTTGCGGCCAGCGACCTCGGCTTTGCCCTCGGGCCGCGGCTGAACGCGGCCGGCCGCCTTGACGATATGTCGGTCGGTGTGGCGCTGCTGCTGAGCGAGGATCTTGCCCAGGCGCGGATGCTGGCTAACGAACTGGATGCGCTGAACCAGACGCGGAAAGAGATTGAGCAGGGCATGCAGTCGGAGGCGCTGACGCTGTGCAACGGCCTTGAGGCCAGCAGCGAGGCGCTGCCGCTCGGCATTGCCATGTATCATCCCGACTGGCATCAGGGGGTGGTCGGTATCCTCGCCTCACGCCTGAAAGAGCGCTTCCACCGGCCGGTGATCGCCTTCGCCCCGGCGGGTGACGGCACGCTGAAAGGCTCCGGCCGCTCTATTCAGGGTTTCCATATGCGCGACGCACTGGAGCGGCTGGACACCCTTAACCCGGGGCTGATCGTCAAGTTTGGCGGCCACGCGATGGCCGCCGGGCTGTCGCTGGAGGAGGCCAACTTCACGGCGTTCCGCGATCGCTTTGCCGAACTGGTCGGGGACTGGCTGGATGAAGCCGCGCTGCAGGGCGTGGTGTGGAGCGACGGTGAACTGATGGCGCAGGAGCTGACGCTGCCCACCGCCGAACTGCTGCGCGAAGCCGGACCCTGGGGGCAGGCGTTCCCGGAGCCGACCTTTGACGGTAAGTTCAAACTGCTGCAGCAGCGGCTGGTCGGCGAGCGTCACCTGAAAATGATGCTGGAACCGCTCGGCGGCGGGCCGCTGCTTGACGGCATTGCCTTCAACATCGACACTGCGCTGTGGCCGGACCCGAGCGTCAAACAGGTGGAGCTGGCCTACAAGCTGGACGTTAACGAGTTTCGCGGCAATCGCAACCTGCAGCTGATCGTTGACCATCTCTGGGCGCTGTAA
- the prfB gene encoding peptide chain release factor 2 (programmed frameshift), whose protein sequence is MFEINPVKNRIQDLTERSDVLRGYLDYDAKKERLQEVNAELEQPDVWNEPERAQALGKERSSLEAIVETLDLMTQGLEDVSGLLELAVEADDEETFNEAVAELDVLDKKLGELEFRRMFSGEYDSADCYMDIQAGSGGTEAQDWASMLLRMYLRWAEAKGYKTEIIEESDGEVAGTKSATIKIIGDYAFGWLRTETGVHRLVRKSPFDSGGRRHTSFSSVFIYPEVDDNIDIDINPADLRIDVYRASGAGGQHVNKTESAVRITHLPTNIVVQCQNDRSQHKNKDQAFKQLRAKLYEYEMQKKNADKQAAEDNKSDIGWGSQIRSYVLDDSRIKDLRTSVETRNTQAVLDGDLDRFIEASLKAGL, encoded by the exons ATGTTTGAAATTAATCCGGTAAAAAACCGCATTCAGGATCTCACCGAGCGCAGCGACGTTCTTCGGGGGTATCTT GACTACGATGCTAAGAAAGAACGCCTGCAGGAAGTAAACGCCGAGCTGGAACAGCCGGACGTCTGGAACGAACCTGAACGCGCCCAGGCGCTGGGTAAAGAGCGCTCCTCGCTGGAGGCCATCGTTGAAACCCTCGATCTGATGACCCAGGGGCTGGAAGACGTCAGCGGCCTGCTGGAGCTGGCGGTCGAAGCCGACGACGAAGAGACCTTTAACGAGGCGGTCGCGGAACTCGACGTACTGGACAAGAAGCTCGGCGAATTAGAATTCCGCCGCATGTTCTCCGGCGAATATGACAGCGCCGACTGCTATATGGATATTCAGGCCGGTTCCGGCGGCACCGAAGCCCAGGACTGGGCCAGCATGCTGCTGCGTATGTACCTGCGCTGGGCGGAAGCCAAAGGCTACAAAACCGAAATCATCGAAGAGTCTGACGGTGAAGTTGCCGGCACCAAATCGGCCACCATCAAGATCATCGGCGACTATGCGTTCGGCTGGTTACGTACTGAAACCGGCGTGCATCGCCTGGTACGTAAGAGCCCGTTCGACTCCGGCGGTCGTCGCCACACCTCGTTCAGTTCGGTGTTTATCTACCCGGAAGTGGACGACAACATCGATATCGACATCAACCCGGCCGACCTGCGCATTGACGTTTACCGCGCCTCCGGTGCCGGTGGTCAGCACGTCAACAAAACCGAGTCCGCGGTGCGTATTACCCACCTGCCGACCAACATTGTGGTGCAGTGCCAGAACGACCGCTCCCAGCATAAGAACAAAGATCAGGCCTTCAAGCAGCTGCGCGCCAAACTGTATGAGTATGAAATGCAGAAGAAAAATGCGGATAAACAGGCTGCGGAAGACAACAAGTCTGACATTGGCTGGGGCAGCCAGATCCGTTCTTACGTACTGGACGATTCGCGCATCAAAGATCTGCGCACCAGCGTAGAGACGCGCAACACGCAGGCGGTTCTGGACGGCGATCTGGATCGTTTTATCGAAGCAAGTTTGAAAGCAGGGCTATAA
- the dsbC gene encoding bifunctional protein-disulfide isomerase/oxidoreductase DsbC, whose amino-acid sequence MKKHLLLSLLIASVSGFAQADDAAIQQSLKKLGLEQTEIQPSPLAGFKTVLSESGVLYVTDDGKHFIQGPLYDVSGAQPVNVTNKLLEGKVDALAKEMIVYKAPKEQHVITVFTDITCGYCRKLHEQMPDYNALGITVRYLAFPREGLNGQVAKEMKSIWCSADPRKAFTAAMKGEKVAAADCKIDIAQHYKLGVLFGIQGTPAMLLENGMMVPGYQGPQDLKKLLDSQKNGG is encoded by the coding sequence ATGAAAAAGCACCTGTTACTCTCCCTGCTGATTGCCTCAGTCAGCGGCTTTGCGCAGGCTGACGATGCCGCCATTCAGCAGTCGCTGAAAAAACTGGGCCTGGAGCAGACCGAAATTCAGCCCTCGCCGCTGGCCGGTTTTAAAACCGTGCTGTCGGAGAGCGGCGTGCTGTACGTTACCGACGACGGTAAGCACTTTATCCAGGGGCCACTGTACGACGTCAGCGGCGCGCAGCCGGTCAACGTCACCAATAAGCTGCTGGAAGGTAAGGTCGACGCGCTGGCAAAAGAGATGATCGTGTATAAAGCGCCGAAGGAGCAGCACGTGATTACGGTGTTTACCGATATCACCTGTGGCTACTGCCGCAAGCTGCACGAACAGATGCCTGACTACAACGCGCTGGGTATCACCGTGCGTTATCTGGCCTTCCCGCGGGAAGGGCTGAACGGGCAGGTGGCGAAAGAGATGAAGTCGATCTGGTGCAGCGCCGACCCGCGCAAGGCCTTTACCGCCGCGATGAAAGGCGAGAAGGTGGCCGCTGCCGACTGCAAAATTGACATTGCGCAGCACTACAAGCTGGGCGTGCTGTTCGGCATTCAGGGCACGCCGGCGATGCTGCTGGAAAACGGCATGATGGTGCCGGGTTATCAGGGGCCACAGGATCTGAAAAAACTGCTCGATAGCCAGAAAAACGGCGGCTGA